One Methanobrevibacter wolinii SH DNA segment encodes these proteins:
- a CDS encoding dihydroorotase, giving the protein MDLLLKNCKLINKKGEFYIGIENGIIKKISKLPEEADEIIDINNNIVLPGLIDPHVHFRDPGMTYKEDIKTGSMAAANGGFTTVIDMPNTKPKTNTLKAYKEKEKIIKNKSIINTLIHAGINNLNEMKKISKLNPISFKIFMNEYEDEELNTIFRNISKLNTNPIVTIHGEDKKTIEKYTIKMKEKGSNLPIDHAYARPSIGEDIAIEKAIKLSKKYNLKLHVCHLSSKKSEEIIKNNKSDVDTSYEFTPHHLLLEANSFNKFGNIVKTNPPLRFYGENITINDVNENSIIGTDHAPHTIEEKENMIWNCPSGMPNLETVLSLLLTEVNRKNIPLNIIPKILSENAAKRFNLKNKGKIQEGYDGDLTIIDIKKEGKFDLDKFYTKAKFSPFNNIPYKGQAVMTIYNGKVKMDNNIIIE; this is encoded by the coding sequence ATGGATTTATTATTAAAAAATTGTAAATTAATAAATAAAAAAGGAGAATTTTATATTGGTATTGAAAATGGAATAATAAAAAAAATATCAAAACTTCCAGAAGAAGCAGATGAAATAATAGATATTAATAATAATATCGTTTTACCTGGATTAATAGATCCTCATGTTCATTTTAGAGATCCTGGAATGACATATAAAGAAGATATAAAAACAGGTTCTATGGCTGCTGCAAATGGTGGATTTACAACAGTTATTGATATGCCTAACACAAAACCAAAAACAAATACATTAAAAGCATATAAAGAAAAAGAGAAAATAATTAAAAATAAAAGTATTATAAACACATTAATACATGCTGGTATCAATAATCTTAATGAAATGAAAAAAATCTCTAAATTAAATCCAATATCATTTAAAATATTTATGAATGAATATGAAGATGAAGAGCTTAATACAATATTTAGAAATATTTCAAAATTAAACACAAATCCAATAGTCACAATACATGGTGAAGATAAAAAAACAATAGAAAAATACACAATTAAAATGAAAGAAAAAGGTAGTAATTTACCAATAGACCACGCATATGCACGACCAAGTATTGGAGAAGATATTGCAATAGAAAAAGCAATAAAACTTAGTAAAAAATATAATTTAAAATTACATGTTTGTCATTTAAGTAGTAAAAAATCAGAAGAAATAATAAAAAATAATAAAAGTGATGTAGATACTAGTTATGAATTTACTCCACATCATCTTTTACTTGAAGCAAATTCATTTAACAAGTTCGGAAATATAGTTAAAACTAATCCACCATTAAGATTCTATGGGGAAAATATAACTATTAATGATGTAAATGAAAACTCAATTATAGGTACTGATCATGCACCACATACAATTGAAGAAAAAGAAAATATGATTTGGAATTGTCCATCTGGAATGCCAAATTTAGAAACTGTATTAAGTTTATTATTAACAGAAGTTAATAGAAAGAATATACCCCTTAATATAATACCTAAAATATTATCAGAAAATGCTGCAAAAAGATTTAATTTAAAAAATAAAGGAAAAATCCAAGAAGGTTATGATGGAGATTTAACAATAATAGATATTAAAAAAGAAGGTAAATTTGACCTTGATAAATTTTATACAAAAGCTAAATTTTCACCATTTAATAATATACCATATAAAGGTCAAGCAGTAATGACAATATATAATGGGAAAGTTAAGATGGATAATAATATTATCATAGAATAA